A genomic window from Megalobrama amblycephala isolate DHTTF-2021 linkage group LG2, ASM1881202v1, whole genome shotgun sequence includes:
- the bysl gene encoding bystin, translating into MPKVKKSRGGAERGGVGVSLADQILQGDSVRSSGRVKTRSRTPEEEQEYVDEKLSRKILQQARIQQDELQTELGLAPETRRQPATQLGPRSHDGDSDEEWPALGESAEEAAGEVDVDPEDERAIEMFMNKNPPLRRTLADIIMEKITEKQTEVGTVMSEVSGRAVPQLDPRVVEVYRGVSKVLSKYRSGKLPKAFKIIPALSNWEQVLYLTETETWTAAAMYQATRIFSSNLKERMAQRFYNLVLLPRVRDDITEYKRLNFHLYSALKKALFKPGAWFKGILLPLCESGTCTLREAIIIGSILTKCSIPVLHSSAAMLKLAEMEYNGANSIFLRLLLDKKYALPFRVLDALVAHFLSFRTDKRTLPVLWHQSLLTLVQRYKADLSSEQKEALLELLKVQTHPTISAEIRRELQNSEARDLEDATPAMTVD; encoded by the exons ATGCCGAAGGTGAAGAAGAGCAGAGGCGGCGCGGAGCGCGGCGGTGTCGGTGTGTCTCTGGCCGATCAGATCCTGCAGGGAGACTCGGTCCGGAGCAGCGGCCGCGTGAAGACCCGAAGCCGGACTCCCGAGGAGGAGCAGGAGTATGTGGACGAGAAACTGTCCAGGAAGATCCTGCAGCAGGCCCGAATACAGCAGGACGAGCTGCAGACCGAGTTAGGACTCGCTCCAGAAACCAGAAGACAGCCAGCTACTCAACTAG GTCCGAGGTCACATGATGGAGACTCTGACGAGGAGTGGCCGGCTCTGGGAGAGTCTGCGGAGGAGGCGGCTGGAGAGGTGGACGTGGATCCTGAGGACGAGAGGGCCATTGAGATGTTCATGAACAAGAACCCGCCGCTCAG ACGCACGCTGGCCGACATCATCATGGAGAAGATCACGGAGAAGCAGACGGAGGTGGGCACCGTGATGTCCGAGGTGTCGGGACGAGCCGTTCCTCAGCTGGACCCAAGAGTGGTGGAGGTGTACAGAGGCGTCAGCAAG GTTCTGTCTAAATACCGCAGCGGGAAACTTCCCAAAGCGTTTAAGATCATCCCGGCTCTTTCCAACTGGGAGCAGGTCCTGTACCTCACGGAAACGGAGACATGGACCGCCGCCGCCATGTATCAGGCCACCAG GATCTTCTCGTCTAACCTGAAGGAGCGAATGGCTCAGCGCTTCTACAATCTGGTGCTGCTGCCCCGAGTCCGGGACGACATCACGGAGTACAAGCGGCTGAACTTTCACCTCTACAGCGCGCTGAAGAAAGCGCTCTTCAAACCCGGAGCCTGGTTCAAAG gaATCCTGCTGCCGCTGTGTGAATCGGGCACGTGTACGCTGAGAGAAGCCATCATCATCGGCAGCATCCTCACCAAATGCTCCATCCCAGTGCTGCACTCCAG CGCCGCGATGCTGAAACTGGCAGAGATGGAGTATAACGGAGCCAACAGCATTTTCCTGCGGCTGTTGCTGGATAAGAAATACGCCCTGCCCTTCCGTGTGCTCGACGCCCTGGTCGCCCACTTCCTGTCGTTCCGCACGGACAAACGGACTCTGCCGGTGCTGTGGCACCAGAGCCTGCTGACGCTGGTGCAGCGCTATAAAGCCGACCTGTCCTCCGAACAGAAGGAGGCGCTGTTGGAGCTGCTGAAGGTTCAGACGCACCCGACGATTTCAGCCGAGATACGCCGAGAACTGCAGAACTCTGAGGCGCGAGATCTGGAGGACGCCACCCCCGCCATGACCGTCGACTGA
- the nuak2 gene encoding NUAK family SNF1-like kinase 2 yields the protein MEGDGSGRAAGDPAAAPARRQAVKRHHHKHNLKHRYEFLQTLGKGTYGRVKKAMDRSGRTVAIKSIRKEKIKDEQDLIHIRREIEIMSSLSHPHIITIYEVFENKDKIVIVMELGSKGDLYDYLSERQRISESEARHFFRQIVSAVQYCHRNGIVHRDLKLENILLDDNGNIKIADFGLSNLYQGDKFLQTYCGSPLYASPEIVNGRPYRGPEVDSWSLGVLLYTLVHGAMPFDGQDHKNLVQQISTGNYRKPTKPSDACGLIRWMLMVNPERRATLDEIAGHWWLNWGYQLPLQAQNETAAVHQGPGHVAAACQTGGPTRIADWLRRTSRPLLENGSKMRCLLRTGGAAGGEPVQRQRSIRRSRKENNVSQTMQEAPRPSKGILKKRGSLKQKVPSDSQTTPLEEKSPNTLAASVPPPPPKGILKKPSEGESGYYSSSPESSGQTLGNLSPVQHRKGILKRHGKFSGGLQEFGSLDQLSPSLPTVVNRSRPSGAISEDSILSSESFDRLDLPDREIPVAPMERPAGGRRMRGCVSADNLLDLREDRPGTQLQGHWEMDIACYRAGVSDSVFSISDCENVTQTYKQALRATAS from the exons GTGGCCATAAAGTCCATCCGTAAGGAGAAGATCAAGGACGAGCAGGATCTGATCCACATCCGGCGGGAGATCGAGATCATGTCGTCGCTCAGTCACCCTCACATCATCACCATATATGAAG TGTTTGAGAACAAGGACAAGATCGTGATCGTGATGGAGCTGGGCAGTAAAGGAGATCTGTACGACTACCTCAGCGAGAGACAGCGCATCTCTGAGAGCGAGGCCAGACACTTCTTCAGACAGATCGTCTCGGCCGTCCAGTACTGCCACCGC AACGGGATTGTTCATCGTGACCTGAAGTTGGAGAACATCTTGCTGGACGACAACGGGAATATAAAA ATCGCTGACTTTGGGTTGTCAAACCTGTACCAGGGCGATAAATTCCTGCAGACGTACTGCGGCAGTCCTCTGTACGCTTCCCCGGAGATTGTGAACGGCAGGCCGTACAGAGGGCCGGAGGTGGACAGCTGGTCTCTGGGCGTCTTGCTGTACACACTGGTTCATGGAGCCATGCCTTTTGACGGACAAGACCACAAGAACTTGGTCCAGCAGATCAGCACCGGAAACTACCGCAAACCCACCAAACCATCTG ATGCATGTGGCTTGATCCGCTGGATGTTGATGGTGAACCCTGAGCGCAGAGCTACGCTGGATGAGATCGCGGGTCACTGGTGGCTCAACTGGGGCTATCAGCTCCCTCTACAGGCTCAGAATGAGACTGCAGCTGTGCATCAGGGGCCGGGACACGTGGCCGCTGCGTGTCAAACCGGCGGTCCAACTCGCATCGCAGACTGGCTACGTCGCACCTCTCGTCCTCTTCTGGAAAACGGTTCTAAGATGCGCTGCTTGTTGCGGACAGGTGGGGCCGCTGGGGGAGAACCGGTCCAGCGACAGCGCTCCATACGCAGGTCGCGCAAAGAAAACAACGTCTCGCAGACCATGCAGGAAGCTCCTCGCCCATCTAAAGGCATTCTAAAGAAGCGGGGGAGCCTAAAACAGAAAGTGCCCAGTGACTCCCAGACTACACCCTTGGAGGAGAAAAGCCCAAACACATTGGCAGCGTCTGTTCCACCTCCACCTCCTAAAGGCATCCTGAAGAAGCCTTCGGAAGGTGAGTCAGGCTATTACTCCTCATCCCCGGAGAGCTCCGGACAGACTCTTGGGAACCTGTCACCTGTGCAGCACCGCAAGGGCATCCTCAAACGCCATGGCAAGTTTTCCGGAGGCCTGCAGGAATTCGGCTCACTGGACCAGCTTTCACCCTCCTTACCCACGGTGGTCAACAGATCCCGACCGAGTGGAGCGATCAGTGAGGACAGCATCCTCTCCTCAGAGTCCTTTGACAGACTTGACCTACCTGACCGCGAGATTCCGGTCGCCCCTATGGAGCGTCCAGCAGGGGGACGGAGGATGCGAGGATGCGTGTCCGCTGACAATCTCCTCGACTTGAGAGAGGACAGGCCAGGGACTCAGCTCCAGGGACACTGGGAAATGGACATAGCCTGCTACCGTGCAGGAGTGTCCGATAGCGTGTTTTCAATCTCTGACTGTGAAAACGTCACTCAGACTTACAAGCAAGCCTTGAGAGCAACTGCAAGCTGA
- the ccnd3 gene encoding G1/S-specific cyclin-D3: MELLCHEHVELDSSSQVKSRPLRAFRDAVLTQDSRVQQNLLSSERPNIIKPGTEQTDVQPYMRRMLTGWMLQVCEDQKCEEEVFPLAVHYLDRYMSQNPVRKCHLQLLGTVCMFLASKLRESFPLSAAKLCVYTDHAVTVPEILDWEVLVVSRLNWDLASVLPSDFLELLLQALPLKAQNHAAVRRHAHSYIALSATELKFSLFTPSAVACSCVTAAVVRLNIQKNTFTADGLLQLLRNILDVDMASLRECFSALDETIDLTLPSPPELQGQDVPL, encoded by the exons ATGGAGTTACTCTGTCATGAACATGTCGAACTGGACTCGAGCTCTCAGGTAAAGTCCAGACCGCTTCGGGCGTTCAGAGACGCGGTTCTGACACAAGACTCGCGGGTCCAGCAGAACCTGCTGAGCTCGGAGAGACCGAACATAATCAAACCCGGTACCGAACAGACCGACGTCCAGCCGTACATGCGGCGAATGTTAACAGGGTGGATGCTGCAG GTGTGTGAGGATCAGAAGTGCGAGGAGGAGGTGTTTCCTCTGGCCGTTCACTACCTGGACAGGTACATGTCCCAGAATCCCGTGCGCAAATGCCATCTGCAGCTGCTGGGAACCGTCTGCATGTTCCTGGCCTCCAAACTCAGGGAATCGTTTCCTCTGAGCGCCGCCAAGCTGTGCGTCTACACAGACCACGCCGTGACCGTCCCAGAAATcctg GATTGGGAGGTGCTGGTGGTGTCGCGGCTCAACTGGGATCTGGCCTCAGTGCTGCCCTCTGACTTCCTGGAGCTGCTACTGCAGGCGCTGCCGCTCAAAGCGCAGAACCACGCGGCCGTACGGAGACACGCCCACTCCTACATCGCCCTGAGCGCCACAG AGCTGAAGTTCTCCCTCTTCACTCCGTCAGCGGTGGCCTGCTCATGTGTGACggcggctgttgtcagactgaACATCCAGAAAAACACTTTCACCGCTGACGGCCTCCTGCAGCTCCTGAGGAACATCCTGGACGTGGACATG GCGTCTCTGCGCGAGTGTTTCTCGGCTCTGGACGAGACCATCGACCTGACGCTGCCGTCTCCACCTGAGCTCCAGGGTCAGGACGTCCCGCTCTGA